One window from the genome of Streptomyces sp. WZ-12 encodes:
- a CDS encoding urease subunit beta: protein MIPGQILYADEPVRLNEGLPLTRMTVLNSADRPVQVGSHYHFAEANPGLDFDRAAAHGLRLNVAAGSAVRFEPGIPTEVELVPIAGKRIVVGLRGETGGPLDG, encoded by the coding sequence ATGATCCCGGGACAGATCCTCTACGCCGACGAGCCGGTGCGCCTCAACGAAGGCCTCCCCCTCACGCGCATGACCGTCCTCAACTCCGCCGACCGCCCAGTCCAGGTCGGCTCCCACTACCACTTCGCCGAGGCCAACCCCGGCCTCGACTTCGACCGCGCGGCCGCGCACGGCCTGCGGCTGAACGTCGCGGCCGGCTCCGCCGTGCGCTTCGAGCCCGGCATCCCCACCGAGGTCGAGCTGGTCCCCATCGCGGGCAAGCGGATCGTCGTCGGGCTGCGCGGTGAGACCGGAGGTCCTCTCGATGGCTGA
- a CDS encoding urease subunit alpha translates to MAELTRQEYADLFGPTAGDRIRLADTDLVIEISEDRSGGPGRAGDEAVFGGGKVIRESMGQSRVTRAEGAPDTVITGAVVLDHWGIVKADVGIRDGRITALGKAGNPDTMDGVHPDLVIGPETEVIAGNGKILTAGGIDTHVHFICPQQADEALASGVTTLVGGGTGPAEGSKATTITPGAWHIARLFEGMDNVPVNVGLLGKGNTMSLPSMRDQLRAGVLGFKIHEDWGATPAVLDACLSICEESGAQLAIHTDTLNEAGFLGDTIAAIAGRSLHAFHVEGAGGGHAPDMIAMVSEPNVLPASTNPTRPHTVNTVEEHLDMLMVCHHLNPAVPEDLAFAESRIRPSTIAAEDILHDLGAISIMSSDAQAMGRIGEVVLRTWQTAHVMKRRRGALPGDGRADNHRAQRYVAKYTINAALAQGIDHVVGSVESGKLADLVLWDPAFFGVKPQLVIKGGQIAYAQMGDANASIPTPQPILPRPMFGATGKAPGSNSFNFVSQQAIEDDLPERLPLAKSFEAIRSTRGVKKADMRNNDALPRVHVDPDTFTVTIDDEVVEPAPAAELPMAQRYFLF, encoded by the coding sequence ATGGCTGAACTGACGCGCCAGGAATACGCCGACCTGTTCGGCCCCACGGCCGGCGACCGGATCCGGCTCGCCGACACCGACCTGGTCATCGAGATCAGCGAGGACCGCTCCGGCGGCCCCGGCCGGGCCGGTGACGAGGCGGTCTTCGGCGGCGGCAAGGTCATCCGCGAGTCGATGGGCCAGTCCCGCGTCACCCGCGCCGAGGGTGCCCCGGACACCGTGATCACCGGCGCCGTGGTGCTCGACCACTGGGGCATCGTCAAGGCCGACGTGGGCATCCGGGACGGCCGGATCACCGCGCTGGGCAAGGCCGGTAACCCCGACACCATGGACGGTGTCCACCCCGACCTGGTCATCGGCCCGGAGACCGAGGTCATCGCGGGCAACGGCAAGATCCTCACCGCCGGCGGCATCGACACCCACGTCCACTTCATCTGCCCCCAGCAGGCGGACGAGGCGCTGGCCTCCGGCGTCACCACCCTGGTCGGCGGCGGCACCGGCCCCGCCGAGGGCAGCAAGGCCACCACCATCACCCCCGGTGCCTGGCACATCGCCCGGCTCTTCGAGGGCATGGACAACGTCCCCGTCAACGTCGGGCTGCTCGGCAAGGGCAACACCATGTCCCTGCCGTCGATGCGCGACCAACTGCGCGCCGGCGTCCTCGGGTTCAAGATTCACGAGGACTGGGGCGCCACCCCCGCCGTCCTCGACGCCTGCCTGTCGATCTGTGAGGAGAGCGGCGCCCAGCTCGCGATCCACACCGACACCCTCAACGAGGCCGGATTCCTCGGCGACACCATCGCCGCCATCGCCGGCCGCTCCCTCCACGCGTTCCACGTCGAGGGCGCCGGCGGCGGCCACGCACCCGACATGATCGCGATGGTCTCCGAGCCCAACGTGCTGCCCGCGTCCACCAACCCCACGCGGCCGCACACCGTCAACACCGTCGAGGAACACCTCGACATGCTGATGGTCTGTCACCACCTCAACCCGGCGGTCCCGGAGGACCTGGCCTTCGCCGAGTCCCGGATCCGGCCCTCCACCATCGCCGCCGAGGACATCCTGCACGACCTCGGCGCCATCTCGATCATGTCCTCCGACGCCCAGGCCATGGGCCGGATCGGCGAGGTCGTGCTGCGCACCTGGCAGACCGCGCACGTCATGAAGCGCCGCCGGGGCGCCCTGCCCGGCGACGGCCGGGCCGACAACCACCGCGCCCAGCGGTACGTCGCGAAATACACCATCAACGCGGCCCTCGCCCAGGGCATCGACCACGTCGTCGGCTCGGTCGAGAGCGGCAAGCTGGCCGACCTCGTGCTGTGGGACCCGGCGTTCTTCGGCGTCAAGCCCCAACTGGTCATCAAGGGCGGCCAGATCGCCTACGCGCAGATGGGCGACGCCAACGCGTCCATCCCCACCCCGCAGCCGATCCTGCCCCGCCCGATGTTCGGCGCCACCGGCAAGGCCCCGGGCAGCAACTCGTTCAACTTCGTCTCCCAGCAGGCCATCGAGGACGACCTCCCCGAGCGCCTCCCGCTGGCGAAGTCCTTCGAGGCCATCCGTTCCACCCGCGGTGTCAAGAAGGCCGACATGCGCAACAACGACGCCCTGCCGCGCGTCCATGTCGACCCCGACACCTTCACGGTGACCATCGACGACGAGGTGGTCGAGCCGGCCCCCGCCGCCGAACTCCCCATGGCCCAGCGGTACTTCCTCTTCTGA
- a CDS encoding ATP-dependent Clp protease proteolytic subunit: MLRSTARYVLPEFTERTSYGTRTLDPYSKLLDERIVFLGTPIDDASANDVMAQFVHLEHAAPDRDISLYINSPGGSFTAMCAIYDTMRFVSCDVETICLGQAASAAAVLLAAGTPGKRLALPHARVMIHQPALGEAVQGQADDLQIRAEELLRTRDKLEEMLTEHTGQPRARIAADTERDTFFDAPAALEYGLIDALTHGHKHAGPSPLGR; this comes from the coding sequence ATGCTGCGGTCGACGGCCCGCTACGTCCTGCCGGAGTTCACCGAGCGCACCAGCTACGGGACCCGGACCCTGGACCCCTACTCCAAGCTGCTCGACGAGCGGATCGTCTTCCTGGGCACGCCCATCGACGACGCCTCCGCCAACGACGTGATGGCGCAGTTCGTGCACCTCGAACACGCCGCGCCGGACCGGGACATCTCGCTCTACATCAACTCCCCCGGCGGCTCGTTCACCGCGATGTGCGCGATCTACGACACGATGCGCTTCGTCTCCTGTGACGTGGAGACGATCTGCCTGGGCCAGGCGGCCTCCGCGGCCGCGGTGCTGCTGGCCGCCGGCACTCCGGGGAAGCGGCTGGCGCTGCCGCACGCCCGGGTGATGATCCATCAACCCGCGCTCGGCGAGGCGGTCCAGGGCCAGGCCGACGACCTGCAGATCCGGGCCGAGGAGTTGCTGCGTACCCGCGACAAACTGGAGGAGATGCTGACCGAGCACACCGGGCAGCCCCGCGCGCGGATCGCCGCGGACACCGAGCGGGACACCTTCTTCGACGCCCCCGCCGCCCTGGAGTACGGGCTCATCGACGCCCTCACCCACGGCCACAAGCACGCCGGGCCCTCGCCCCTGGGGAGGTGA
- a CDS encoding type II toxin-antitoxin system Phd/YefM family antitoxin — protein sequence MAYEIPVTQARAELADLINRVVYGGERVVVTRHGKPLAALVSAADLERLEEWGRSEQAEERDQVISTVSSVRPLPSAPGERRRFGIAAEHRDPAAGDRRPGREG from the coding sequence ATGGCCTACGAAATTCCGGTGACGCAAGCCCGGGCCGAGCTCGCGGATCTGATCAACCGCGTCGTCTACGGCGGTGAGCGGGTGGTCGTCACCCGCCACGGCAAGCCCCTGGCGGCGCTGGTGTCCGCCGCTGACCTGGAACGACTTGAGGAGTGGGGGCGGAGCGAGCAGGCCGAGGAACGGGACCAGGTGATCAGCACGGTCTCGTCCGTGCGGCCCCTGCCGTCCGCTCCGGGCGAACGCCGCCGCTTCGGGATCGCCGCGGAACACCGCGACCCGGCCGCCGGGGATCGGCGACCGGGTCGGGAGGGATGA
- the ureG gene encoding urease accessory protein UreG: protein MHLDHQDGFPHRHTYSAAEPIRPDGTRRALRIGLGGPVGTGKTATVAALCRVLRDELSIAVVTNDIYTREDAEFLRREAVLPTERITAVETGACPHTAIRDDISANLEAVEDLEEAVGPLDLVLVESGGDNLTATFSKGLVDAQIFVIDTAGGDDIPRKGGPGVTTADLLVINKTDLAPYVGVDLDGMARDAKAQRGDLPVAFTALKQPGGVKPVADWVRAQLANWTAAQA, encoded by the coding sequence ATGCACCTCGACCACCAGGACGGCTTCCCGCACCGGCACACCTACAGCGCCGCCGAACCGATCCGCCCCGACGGCACCCGGCGCGCCCTGCGCATCGGCCTCGGCGGCCCGGTCGGCACCGGCAAGACCGCCACCGTCGCCGCGCTGTGCCGCGTGCTGCGCGACGAGTTGTCCATCGCCGTCGTCACCAACGACATCTACACCCGCGAGGACGCCGAGTTCCTGCGCCGCGAGGCGGTGCTGCCCACCGAGCGGATCACCGCCGTGGAGACCGGCGCCTGCCCGCACACCGCCATCCGCGACGACATCTCCGCGAACCTCGAAGCCGTCGAGGACCTGGAAGAAGCCGTCGGCCCGCTCGACCTGGTCCTGGTCGAGTCCGGCGGCGACAACCTCACCGCCACCTTCTCCAAGGGCCTGGTCGACGCCCAGATCTTCGTCATCGACACCGCCGGCGGCGACGACATCCCGCGCAAGGGCGGTCCCGGCGTCACCACCGCCGACCTGCTGGTCATCAACAAGACCGACCTCGCCCCCTACGTCGGAGTGGACCTCGACGGCATGGCCCGGGACGCCAAGGCCCAACGCGGCGACCTGCCCGTCGCGTTCACCGCCCTCAAGCAGCCCGGTGGCGTCAAGCCGGTCGCCGACTGGGTCCGGGCGCAGCTGGCGAACTGGACCGCGGCCCAGGCATGA
- a CDS encoding urease accessory protein UreF, with the protein MSRAALLVLADGRFPAGGHAHSGGAEPAVTAGHIKDAATLATFCRGRLHTAGLVAAGLAAAAAAGLDPLVLDDAADARTPVPALRQVARRLGRQMMRAARATWPGPELDALAAARPRGAHQPVVLGLAARSAGLTPVDAAYAVAYENISGPATAAVRLLSLDPFDATAVLARLADDLDQVAQAGADAAHRAVTEGPDALPAASAPLLDIAAEAHAAWPVRLFAS; encoded by the coding sequence ATGAGCCGCGCTGCGCTGCTCGTCCTCGCCGACGGCCGGTTCCCCGCCGGAGGGCACGCCCACTCGGGCGGCGCCGAACCGGCCGTCACCGCGGGGCACATCAAGGACGCCGCCACCCTCGCGACCTTCTGCCGGGGCCGGCTGCACACCGCGGGCCTGGTCGCCGCGGGGCTCGCCGCCGCGGCCGCCGCGGGTCTGGACCCGCTCGTCCTGGACGACGCCGCGGACGCCCGCACACCCGTCCCGGCGCTGCGCCAGGTCGCCCGCCGGCTCGGCCGGCAGATGATGCGGGCCGCCCGCGCCACCTGGCCGGGGCCCGAGCTCGACGCGCTGGCCGCGGCCCGCCCGCGCGGCGCCCACCAGCCGGTCGTCCTCGGCCTGGCCGCCCGGTCCGCCGGGCTGACGCCCGTGGACGCCGCCTACGCGGTCGCCTACGAGAACATCAGCGGCCCGGCCACCGCCGCGGTCCGGCTGCTCAGCCTGGACCCGTTCGACGCCACCGCCGTCCTCGCCCGCCTCGCCGACGACCTCGACCAGGTCGCCCAAGCCGGCGCCGACGCCGCGCACCGCGCCGTCACCGAGGGCCCGGACGCCCTGCCCGCCGCCTCCGCGCCGCTGCTCGACATCGCCGCCGAAGCGCACGCCGCCTGGCCGGTACGGCTCTTCGCGTCCTGA
- a CDS encoding M28 family metallopeptidase translates to MRRAALAAGAATAVAALLGTTTAAQATAPRTASAPDIPVAGIKAHLDKLQSIADANGGTRAHGQPGYKASVDYIKGKLDAAGFTTSIQEFTNGGATGYNLIADWPGGAEDSTVMVGSHLDSVDAGPGINDDGSGSAGILEVALAVAKEHLKPAKHLRFAWWGDEEDGMVGSGHYVDTLGADRSKISAYLNFDMIGSPNPGYFVYHYNDELAKVFTDWFGTKKIATEWDTEGDGRSDHAPFQRAGIPVGGLFSGADYIKTDAQAKNWGGTAGKAFDACYHRACDTSKNIDDTALHNHADAIANAVWQLSS, encoded by the coding sequence ATGCGCCGCGCGGCCCTCGCCGCCGGCGCCGCCACCGCCGTCGCCGCACTGCTGGGCACCACGACGGCCGCCCAGGCCACCGCGCCCCGCACCGCATCCGCGCCGGACATCCCGGTGGCCGGCATCAAGGCCCACCTCGACAAGCTCCAGTCCATAGCCGACGCCAACGGCGGCACCCGCGCCCACGGCCAGCCCGGCTACAAGGCGTCGGTCGACTACATCAAGGGCAAGCTGGACGCGGCCGGATTCACCACCAGCATCCAGGAGTTCACCAACGGCGGCGCCACCGGCTACAACCTGATCGCCGACTGGCCGGGCGGCGCCGAGGACTCGACGGTGATGGTCGGCTCGCACCTCGACTCGGTCGACGCGGGCCCGGGCATCAACGACGACGGCTCCGGCTCGGCCGGCATCCTGGAGGTCGCGCTGGCCGTCGCCAAGGAACACCTCAAGCCCGCCAAGCACCTCCGCTTCGCCTGGTGGGGCGACGAGGAGGACGGCATGGTCGGCTCCGGGCACTACGTCGACACCCTCGGCGCCGACCGCTCGAAGATCTCCGCGTACCTGAACTTCGACATGATCGGCTCGCCGAACCCCGGCTACTTCGTCTACCACTACAACGACGAGCTGGCGAAGGTCTTCACGGACTGGTTCGGCACCAAGAAGATCGCCACCGAATGGGACACCGAGGGCGACGGCCGCTCCGACCACGCCCCCTTCCAGCGCGCCGGCATCCCGGTCGGCGGCCTCTTCTCCGGCGCCGACTACATCAAGACCGACGCCCAGGCGAAGAACTGGGGCGGCACCGCGGGCAAGGCGTTCGACGCCTGCTACCACCGCGCCTGCGACACGTCCAAGAACATCGACGACACCGCGCTGCACAACCACGCGGACGCCATCGCCAACGCGGTCTGGCAGCTCAGCTCCTGA
- a CDS encoding urease subunit gamma, producing MQLTPHEQERLLIHVAADVAEKRRARGVKLNHPEAIALLTVHILEGARDGRTVAELMSSGRRVLTRDDVMDGVPEMIHDVQVEATFPDGTKLVTVHEPIN from the coding sequence ATGCAACTGACCCCGCATGAGCAGGAACGGTTGTTGATTCATGTGGCGGCAGACGTGGCCGAAAAGCGGCGGGCCCGGGGTGTGAAGCTCAACCACCCGGAAGCCATCGCCCTGTTGACGGTGCACATCCTCGAAGGCGCGCGGGACGGCCGCACCGTCGCCGAGCTGATGTCCTCCGGGCGCAGGGTGCTCACCCGCGACGACGTCATGGACGGCGTCCCGGAGATGATCCACGACGTTCAGGTCGAGGCCACCTTCCCCGACGGCACGAAGCTCGTCACCGTTCACGAACCCATCAACTGA